One segment of Cetobacterium sp. NK01 DNA contains the following:
- a CDS encoding VacJ family lipoprotein: MSYKKAFLALSCVFFMGCSSLNKNSSNLTRNEVQEEKHTHLKEKKYLSLKTGQQIDYKAEDIRSEVVEKKEINGTKFIEVYDPLEPLNRRIYYFNYYLDKYVLIPAVNTYEFIAPKFVQKGVSNFFSNLQEINTFVNSVLQLEGRKATITLVRFGINSTIGILGLFDVASALELPKTYEDFGLTLAKYGVGNGPYLVLPGFGPSNLRDTTGKAVGIMSVSEVNPYDQPIGFDVNNPGVTAMGAINARKENQNFRYYGTGSPFEYEYVRYFYTKYRDTLIDVNDVNGRGE, translated from the coding sequence ATGAGTTATAAAAAAGCATTTTTAGCATTAAGCTGTGTTTTTTTTATGGGTTGTTCCTCTTTAAATAAAAATTCTAGTAATTTAACAAGAAATGAAGTACAAGAGGAAAAGCATACTCACCTAAAAGAAAAAAAATACCTAAGCTTAAAAACTGGTCAACAAATAGATTATAAGGCAGAAGATATAAGAAGCGAGGTAGTAGAAAAAAAAGAGATAAATGGAACAAAATTTATAGAAGTTTATGATCCATTAGAGCCTTTAAATAGAAGGATTTATTATTTTAATTATTATTTAGATAAATATGTGCTAATACCAGCAGTGAATACATATGAGTTTATAGCACCAAAATTTGTTCAAAAAGGCGTATCAAATTTTTTCTCAAATTTACAGGAGATAAATACATTTGTAAATTCAGTCTTGCAATTAGAGGGAAGAAAGGCTACAATAACTCTTGTGAGATTTGGAATAAATTCAACAATTGGTATTTTAGGATTATTTGATGTAGCGTCAGCTTTAGAACTACCAAAAACATATGAAGATTTTGGATTAACTTTGGCAAAGTATGGAGTTGGAAATGGTCCATACTTAGTGCTACCAGGGTTTGGTCCATCAAATTTAAGAGATACAACAGGAAAAGCAGTTGGAATAATGAGCGTATCAGAAGTAAATCCATATGATCAACCAATTGGATTTGATGTTAATAATCCAGGAGTGACAGCAATGGGCGCAATTAACGCAAGAAAAGAGAACCAAAATTTTAGATACTATGGAACAGGAAGTCCATTTGAATATGAGTATGTAAGATATTTCTATACTAAGTATAGAGATACGTTAATAGATGTTAATGATGTAAACGGGAGAGGTGAATAA
- the pepV gene encoding dipeptidase PepV, which produces MNLQEFVLNYKDDVVKSIQESVRIKSVQEEPLEGMPFGEGPAKALEHMLKLGEELGFKVENFDNYAGHIDFGAGSDENMIGILGHVDVVPEGKGWDYPPYEAKIVDGKMYGRGVLDDKGPTIAALYALKAIKDSGVKLNRKVRVIVGANEETGWGCMNHYFGELKMPQPAMAFTPDSSFPVTYAEKGILHLMLTKEYAEELSFTIKGGVAFNSVPDSAIGIFPLSMKDEILLGLDKFNAGKEFKISLTEKDNKIELLSLGKASHGARPANGYNAIAALFSFLSTIKIEDEKLKNLVEFFNEYIKMEYSGKSLGIDFKDEPSGVLTLTIGKIECEGKNIMFGFDIRYPVTFTKEQVIEQVEKRAKTKELNVTIRSAKNPLYVPKDSFLVTTLMDIYKNITGDVEAEPVSIGGGTYARAVTNGVAFGALLKDQEDNMHQKNEYLELDKLDTWLKIYVQAIYDLAK; this is translated from the coding sequence TTGAATTTACAAGAGTTTGTATTAAACTATAAGGATGATGTTGTAAAATCAATTCAAGAATCAGTAAGAATTAAAAGTGTTCAAGAGGAGCCGTTAGAAGGAATGCCTTTTGGAGAAGGACCAGCAAAAGCTTTAGAACATATGTTGAAATTAGGGGAAGAATTAGGATTTAAAGTTGAAAATTTTGATAACTATGCAGGGCATATAGATTTTGGTGCAGGATCAGATGAAAATATGATAGGTATTTTAGGTCATGTGGATGTTGTTCCTGAAGGAAAGGGTTGGGATTATCCACCATATGAAGCTAAAATAGTTGATGGGAAGATGTATGGAAGAGGTGTTTTAGATGATAAAGGACCTACCATAGCAGCTTTATATGCGTTAAAAGCTATAAAAGATTCAGGGGTAAAATTAAATAGAAAAGTTAGGGTTATCGTTGGTGCAAATGAAGAGACAGGTTGGGGATGTATGAATCATTACTTTGGAGAGTTAAAAATGCCACAACCAGCAATGGCTTTTACTCCAGATTCATCATTTCCTGTAACTTATGCTGAAAAAGGTATATTACACTTAATGCTAACTAAAGAATATGCAGAAGAATTAAGCTTTACAATAAAAGGTGGAGTAGCATTTAATTCAGTTCCAGACTCAGCTATAGGAATTTTTCCTTTATCTATGAAGGATGAGATTCTATTAGGTTTAGATAAATTTAATGCTGGAAAGGAGTTTAAAATATCATTAACAGAAAAAGATAATAAGATAGAGTTATTGTCTTTAGGAAAAGCTTCTCATGGAGCAAGACCAGCTAATGGATATAATGCAATAGCGGCATTATTTTCATTCTTATCAACAATAAAGATAGAAGATGAAAAATTAAAGAATTTAGTTGAATTTTTTAATGAATACATAAAAATGGAATATTCAGGAAAGTCATTAGGGATTGATTTTAAAGATGAACCATCTGGAGTATTGACATTAACTATTGGTAAAATAGAGTGTGAAGGGAAAAATATAATGTTTGGTTTTGATATAAGATATCCAGTTACATTTACTAAAGAACAAGTTATTGAGCAAGTTGAAAAAAGAGCAAAAACTAAAGAATTAAATGTAACAATAAGATCTGCTAAAAATCCACTATATGTTCCAAAAGATAGTTTTTTAGTAACAACTTTAATGGATATTTATAAAAATATAACTGGAGATGTTGAAGCCGAACCAGTTTCTATTGGTGGAGGGACATATGCAAGAGCAGTAACAAATGGAGTGGCATTTGGAGCTCTGTTAAAAGATCAAGAGGATAATATGCATCAGAAAAACGAATATTTAGAATTAGATAAATTAGATACATGGTTAAAAATATATGTTCAAGCAATATATGATTTAGCAAAATAA
- a CDS encoding TrmH family RNA methyltransferase, with translation MDIITSKDNEVYKRLKKLKTKKYREIENAFLAEGRKFLELEQLPKVIIFREGTSQEIIKMSEKHDCRKIILNEKLFKELSSQENSQGVIICYSSRIKELKELENNIIILNKVSDPGNLGTIIRVADAAGFKDLVLTKGSVDCYNEKTVRSSMGSILSINIYYVEEDKIIDSLKEKGYKVIVTALEKDSIPYTKMKLEEKNAFIFGNEGDGVSQELILKSDEKVIIPIYGSAESLNVAMATGIILYDVRNKLENN, from the coding sequence TTGGATATAATAACAAGTAAAGATAATGAAGTTTATAAGAGATTAAAAAAATTAAAAACAAAAAAATATAGAGAAATAGAAAATGCTTTTCTAGCAGAAGGAAGAAAATTTCTAGAGCTTGAGCAACTACCTAAAGTGATAATATTTAGAGAAGGGACAAGTCAAGAAATAATTAAAATGAGCGAAAAGCACGATTGTAGAAAAATAATTTTAAATGAGAAATTATTTAAGGAGTTAAGTTCTCAAGAAAACTCTCAGGGGGTTATAATTTGCTATTCTTCAAGAATTAAAGAATTAAAAGAACTGGAAAATAATATAATAATATTGAATAAAGTATCTGATCCAGGTAATTTAGGAACTATTATAAGAGTTGCAGATGCTGCAGGATTTAAGGACTTAGTTTTAACAAAGGGAAGTGTAGATTGTTATAATGAAAAAACTGTTAGAAGTAGCATGGGATCTATTTTATCAATAAATATATATTATGTTGAGGAAGATAAAATAATAGACTCATTAAAAGAGAAGGGGTATAAAGTAATAGTTACTGCTTTAGAAAAAGATTCAATTCCGTATACTAAGATGAAATTAGAAGAAAAAAATGCATTTATATTTGGAAATGAAGGAGACGGTGTTTCCCAAGAATTAATATTGAAAAGCGATGAAAAAGTAATAATTCCAATATATGGAAGTGCAGAGTCTTTAAATGTAGCTATGGCTACGGGAATAATTTTATATGATGTAAGAAATAAATTAGAAAATAATTAA
- a CDS encoding serine/threonine protein kinase has protein sequence MNTCLKVIFMIFLSMKIFAEYKFPIKNPYVATIVGSSKIMTEGVPDQVPTKDFKILLERSNKVPPNMWFDKGFNFSLSKQKGKAPLIFVLSGTGSAYNSIRTKNFQKIFYNAGYHVLTVTSVFNSNFILNVSNSRVPGVLIQDGLDLYNVMGDMLDKVKKEEKLEVDDIYLMGYSMGATHSAVLSYLDSQGKDFNFKRVYMINPSVNLYYSATVLDNMLYKNIENKGDIVKIIDEVMEVVRKNISPSDLQITEEGIYSIFEKQELSNKEMERLIGLAFNLTSIDLNYIVDQINGTHVYSNTSPEKFSNMYPYFKGINFASFSDYLNKLAYPYYLKILGGDLTFNDMLRYGDLNIIRSYLEKENKIVAVTNEDDFILSNKDRVFIKKVFKERSLIYPDGGHCGNMFYQTNVDKMLEFLQKGVFNNEL, from the coding sequence ATGAATACATGTTTAAAAGTAATATTTATGATATTTTTATCAATGAAAATTTTTGCCGAATACAAATTTCCAATAAAAAATCCATATGTAGCAACAATTGTTGGAAGTTCTAAAATTATGACAGAAGGAGTACCAGATCAAGTACCAACGAAAGATTTTAAAATTTTATTAGAAAGAAGTAATAAAGTTCCACCAAATATGTGGTTTGATAAAGGGTTTAATTTTTCTTTAAGTAAACAAAAAGGAAAAGCACCGTTAATTTTTGTTTTATCAGGAACAGGATCAGCTTATAACTCTATAAGAACTAAAAATTTTCAAAAGATATTTTATAATGCAGGATATCATGTGTTGACAGTGACATCAGTATTTAACTCAAATTTTATATTGAATGTATCTAATAGTAGAGTGCCTGGAGTTTTAATACAGGATGGATTAGATTTATATAATGTTATGGGTGATATGTTAGATAAAGTAAAAAAGGAAGAAAAATTAGAAGTAGATGATATATATTTAATGGGATATAGTATGGGAGCTACTCACTCGGCAGTTTTATCATATTTAGATTCTCAAGGAAAAGATTTTAACTTTAAACGAGTTTATATGATAAATCCATCAGTTAATCTTTATTATTCAGCAACTGTTTTAGATAACATGCTATATAAAAATATAGAAAATAAGGGTGATATAGTTAAAATCATAGATGAGGTTATGGAGGTTGTAAGAAAAAATATATCTCCAAGTGACTTACAAATAACAGAAGAGGGAATTTATTCTATTTTTGAAAAACAAGAGCTGTCAAATAAAGAGATGGAGAGATTAATAGGTTTAGCATTTAATTTGACTTCAATTGATTTGAACTATATAGTAGATCAAATAAATGGAACACATGTATATTCTAATACATCTCCTGAAAAATTTTCAAATATGTATCCATATTTTAAAGGGATTAATTTTGCGAGTTTTAGTGATTATCTTAATAAATTAGCATATCCGTATTATTTAAAGATATTAGGTGGAGATTTAACTTTTAATGATATGCTAAGATACGGAGATTTAAATATAATAAGAAGTTATTTAGAGAAGGAGAATAAAATCGTAGCTGTAACAAATGAGGATGATTTTATTTTATCTAATAAAGATAGAGTATTTATAAAAAAAGTATTTAAAGAAAGAAGTTTAATATACCCTGATGGCGGACATTGTGGTAATATGTTTTATCAAACAAATGTGGATAAAATGTTAGAATTTTTACAAAAGGGGGTATTTAATAATGAGTTATAA
- a CDS encoding DUF3798 domain-containing protein: MKKIFLVLMSFLLSVITIAQAPYHIGVITGTVSQSEDGLRGAEEAIKLYGAADKGGEIVHVTYPDNFMQEMETTISQMVSLADDPKMKAIIVGEAIPGTVEAFRRIREKRPDILLLANSPHEDPEMIGEVSDLVVNPDSIARGYLIVKAAKEMGANKFMHISFPRHMSYELLSKRRNVMKVAANDLGMEFIEMTAPDPVSDVGVAGAQQYILEQVPNWIKKYGDKTAFFATNDAHTEPLLKRVAEQGGFFIEADLPSPTMGYPGALGIQFSEDEKGNWPKILEKVEKTVNEKGGAQRMGTWAYSYNFSVTVSLVDLAKEVLDGKAQIDDFDALKEVLAKNTPGAQWNGSNYVDVKGIEKENFYLLYQDTYVLGKGYLKMTELEVPEKYFSIK; encoded by the coding sequence ATGAAAAAAATTTTTTTAGTTTTGATGAGTTTCTTATTATCAGTAATAACTATAGCTCAAGCTCCTTATCATATAGGAGTTATAACAGGAACTGTTTCACAGTCAGAAGATGGTTTAAGGGGAGCAGAAGAAGCTATAAAGCTTTATGGAGCAGCTGATAAAGGTGGAGAAATTGTACATGTAACATATCCAGATAATTTTATGCAAGAAATGGAAACAACTATTTCTCAAATGGTAAGCTTAGCAGATGATCCTAAAATGAAAGCGATAATTGTTGGAGAGGCAATACCTGGAACTGTTGAAGCATTTAGAAGAATTAGAGAAAAAAGACCAGATATTTTGCTTCTAGCTAATTCTCCACATGAAGATCCAGAAATGATAGGAGAAGTATCTGATTTAGTTGTAAATCCAGATAGTATCGCAAGAGGATATTTGATTGTAAAAGCTGCTAAAGAGATGGGAGCTAATAAATTTATGCATATCTCATTTCCAAGACATATGAGTTATGAGCTTCTTTCAAAAAGAAGAAATGTAATGAAAGTTGCAGCTAATGATTTAGGAATGGAGTTTATTGAAATGACGGCTCCTGACCCAGTAAGTGATGTGGGAGTAGCTGGAGCACAGCAATATATATTAGAACAAGTTCCAAATTGGATAAAAAAATATGGAGATAAAACAGCTTTTTTTGCAACAAATGATGCTCATACAGAACCATTATTAAAAAGAGTAGCAGAACAAGGTGGATTTTTTATAGAAGCAGATTTACCATCACCTACTATGGGATATCCAGGAGCATTGGGAATACAATTTTCTGAAGATGAAAAAGGTAATTGGCCTAAAATATTAGAAAAAGTTGAAAAAACAGTGAATGAAAAAGGTGGAGCACAAAGAATGGGAACTTGGGCCTACTCATATAACTTTTCAGTAACAGTATCTTTAGTTGATTTAGCTAAGGAAGTTTTAGATGGAAAAGCTCAAATAGATGATTTTGATGCATTAAAAGAAGTGTTAGCTAAAAACACTCCAGGAGCTCAGTGGAATGGTAGCAACTATGTGGATGTAAAAGGGATAGAAAAAGAAAACTTTTATTTATTGTATCAAGATACATATGTGCTAGGAAAAGGATATCTAAAAATGACAGAATTAGAAGTGCCAGAGAAATATTTTTCAATAAAATAA
- a CDS encoding extracellular solute-binding protein, whose protein sequence is MKKIITLLSLIFLLLSCGKEKQKNENVLYLYGWADYIPTKIYDDFEKETGIKVVEDIYSSNEEMFAKIKAGGTGYDILTPSTDYAEILMNDGMIEKLDKSKLPSFNNIDPMVLEKLQYFDTNNDYAFPFAMGATTIAVNTKYVKDFPKDFTIYNNSAYKGKMTLLDDMREVMTSALGTLGYPQTTEDESAIKQAANLVKEWKKNIAKFDSESFGKGFANEDFWVVQCYPDNVLNELTPEQLKTTEFIIPEKGGTAYIDSFVIPKTAPNKEAAYKFLEFIQRPENYKLIAEHLRVPSINVPARELITIEPLYSIEDLRHTEILRDIKNTLDLQSKYWQEILID, encoded by the coding sequence GTGAAAAAAATAATAACTTTATTATCTTTGATTTTCTTGTTACTTTCATGTGGTAAAGAAAAACAAAAAAATGAAAATGTTCTTTATCTTTATGGATGGGCGGATTATATTCCTACTAAAATTTATGACGATTTCGAAAAAGAAACAGGTATCAAAGTGGTTGAAGATATTTATTCATCAAATGAAGAAATGTTTGCTAAAATTAAAGCTGGAGGAACTGGGTATGATATCTTAACACCTTCAACAGATTATGCTGAAATTTTAATGAATGATGGTATGATTGAGAAACTTGATAAGTCAAAATTACCATCATTTAATAATATAGATCCTATGGTTCTTGAAAAATTACAATATTTTGATACTAACAATGATTATGCTTTTCCTTTTGCTATGGGAGCTACAACGATTGCCGTTAATACAAAATATGTAAAAGATTTTCCTAAAGATTTTACTATTTACAACAATTCTGCTTATAAAGGAAAAATGACTTTACTAGACGATATGAGAGAGGTAATGACTTCTGCTTTAGGAACATTAGGTTATCCACAAACTACTGAAGATGAGTCTGCTATAAAACAAGCTGCTAATCTTGTAAAAGAATGGAAAAAAAATATTGCTAAATTTGATTCAGAATCTTTTGGTAAAGGTTTTGCTAATGAAGATTTCTGGGTTGTTCAATGTTATCCTGATAATGTTCTTAATGAATTGACTCCTGAGCAATTAAAAACTACTGAATTTATTATTCCTGAAAAAGGTGGAACTGCTTATATTGATTCATTTGTTATTCCTAAAACAGCACCTAATAAAGAAGCTGCATATAAATTTTTAGAATTTATACAAAGACCTGAAAACTATAAACTTATTGCTGAACATTTAAGAGTTCCATCTATAAATGTTCCTGCTAGAGAGCTTATAACAATAGAACCTCTTTATTCTATTGAAGATTTAAGACATACTGAAATTTTAAGAGACATTAAAAATACTCTTGATCTTCAAAGTAAATACTGGCAAGAAATTTTAATAGATTAA
- a CDS encoding DNA polymerase III subunit beta gives MNFNIKRNDLVEIFSEFINILKDNPIKPIISGLKIESNNGKVTFTGTNLDVNYIKTIHCNTNENGIVIFKPNLALEYIKLLDDDIITLSSKNDILSIHLAEFTLLYNDNFPENLKLPVIDEIAKISPQELYKGFEKTKFSVAPSTENLAINCIRVLFKEDRISFVSTDSYRLTYLKTNNSAFISKDFSIPLESVNILCKLIKDLNEEITIGSNGENLIFLWKDTYFLTKVTTLPFPNFDAILCGNSFSKEMEFNYNDFKSSLKKVLTVARTSNESKNGAILEFKGKKLSISASSGKAKINQKVEMIKIGDDFKCSLNIKFLFEFVENLNNNVFIKGNSSSAMFEITERDNNSYKYILMPLALRD, from the coding sequence ATGAATTTTAACATTAAAAGAAATGATTTAGTTGAAATTTTCTCTGAATTTATTAATATTTTAAAAGATAACCCAATTAAACCTATTATTTCTGGTTTAAAAATTGAATCAAACAACGGAAAAGTAACTTTTACCGGTACTAATCTTGATGTTAACTATATAAAAACAATTCATTGCAATACAAATGAAAATGGTATTGTTATATTTAAACCAAATTTAGCTTTGGAATATATAAAACTTTTGGATGATGATATAATTACCCTTTCATCTAAAAACGATATTTTATCTATACATTTAGCTGAGTTTACATTACTTTATAACGATAATTTCCCTGAAAATTTAAAGCTCCCTGTAATTGATGAAATTGCTAAAATTTCACCACAAGAACTTTATAAAGGCTTTGAAAAAACAAAATTTTCAGTAGCACCTTCTACTGAAAATTTAGCTATAAATTGTATAAGAGTTTTATTCAAAGAGGATCGTATATCATTTGTGTCAACAGATTCTTATAGATTAACATATTTAAAAACGAACAATAGTGCTTTTATCTCAAAAGATTTTTCTATTCCTCTTGAATCTGTCAATATTTTATGTAAACTTATTAAAGATTTAAATGAAGAGATTACTATAGGTTCAAATGGAGAAAATCTTATTTTCTTATGGAAAGATACTTATTTTCTTACAAAAGTAACTACTCTTCCATTTCCAAATTTTGATGCTATTCTTTGTGGAAATAGTTTTAGCAAAGAGATGGAATTTAACTATAATGATTTTAAAAGTTCTTTAAAAAAAGTTTTAACAGTTGCAAGAACTAGCAACGAATCTAAAAATGGAGCTATTTTAGAATTTAAAGGAAAAAAACTCTCTATTTCAGCATCCTCTGGAAAAGCAAAAATCAATCAAAAAGTTGAAATGATAAAAATTGGTGATGATTTTAAATGTTCTTTAAATATTAAATTTCTTTTTGAGTTTGTAGAAAATTTAAATAATAATGTTTTTATCAAAGGAAACTCATCGTCAGCAATGTTTGAAATTACCGAAAGAGATAATAACTCTTATAAATATATTTTAATGCCTCTTGCTTTAAGAGACTAA
- a CDS encoding magnesium transporter CorA family protein: MIKIYKSHNDILEKKLFSISETLEVEKLTEKNTWIHLSNPTEEEIKVVTNSFDIPEEHIRAALDEEEKARLEIDDDIILVIIDVPIHDENNRCSFTTVPLGIILLKDHILTVSTVKLSLIEEFVQGRIKSFFTFKKTRFILQMLFRNSTYFLLYLKQIGRISDNIERQLKNNLRNQELMLLLELEKSLVYFTTSLKSNEAVLERMMRTEIVKRYPDDLELLEDVIIETKQAIEMANIYSSILGSTRDAFSTVMSNNLNIVMKKLTSITIVFAIPTVVSGLWGMNVGGVPFASDTYGFLWVLLVAVACGVIITWILFKKELF; the protein is encoded by the coding sequence ATGATAAAAATTTACAAAAGTCATAATGATATTTTAGAAAAAAAGCTTTTTTCAATTTCTGAAACATTGGAAGTTGAAAAACTTACTGAAAAAAATACATGGATACATCTTTCTAATCCTACTGAGGAGGAGATTAAAGTTGTAACTAATAGTTTTGATATACCAGAGGAACATATTCGTGCCGCTCTTGACGAAGAAGAGAAAGCACGTTTAGAAATTGATGACGATATCATTCTAGTTATTATTGATGTTCCTATTCATGATGAAAATAATCGTTGTTCTTTTACAACTGTTCCTCTTGGAATAATTTTATTAAAAGATCACATCTTAACTGTTTCTACAGTTAAACTATCTCTAATTGAAGAGTTTGTTCAAGGAAGAATAAAAAGCTTTTTTACATTTAAAAAAACAAGATTTATTTTACAAATGCTTTTTAGAAATTCAACATATTTTTTACTTTATCTTAAACAAATTGGACGAATTAGTGATAATATTGAAAGGCAATTAAAAAATAATCTTAGAAATCAAGAACTTATGCTTCTTCTAGAATTAGAAAAAAGTTTAGTTTACTTTACAACCTCACTAAAATCAAATGAAGCTGTTCTTGAAAGAATGATGAGAACAGAAATCGTTAAAAGATACCCTGATGATTTAGAACTTCTTGAAGATGTTATAATTGAAACTAAACAGGCTATTGAAATGGCAAATATATATTCAAGTATTCTAGGTAGTACTCGTGATGCTTTTTCTACAGTTATGTCAAATAACCTTAACATAGTTATGAAAAAACTTACCTCTATAACCATAGTTTTTGCCATACCTACTGTTGTTTCCGGACTCTGGGGTATGAATGTTGGTGGAGTTCCTTTTGCTTCAGATACCTATGGATTTCTTTGGGTTTTACTAGTTGCTGTTGCTTGTGGTGTTATAATAACTTGGATTTTATTTAAAAAAGAACTATTTTAA
- a CDS encoding Cof-type HAD-IIB family hydrolase, with protein MIKLVVTDMDGTFLNDKKEFSEEFWEIHSKMEEKNIKFVVASGRQYQNLRKNFEKIMDKIVFIAENGSYVVEKEKEIYSRILSEDIIKKYVEIGRKIPTTNIVLCGKKSAYIESNNKEFINEVEKYYEEKKIVTDLLEVKDDEIIKVTYCDLSGTEKNVYPYIKNEKDTQIVVSGEIWLDISHLESNKGIALEALQKKLNIKYEETMIFGDYLNDYEMLKKGKYSFAMENAHEEVKRISNFIAKSNNENGVIEELKKII; from the coding sequence ATGATAAAATTAGTTGTTACAGATATGGATGGAACATTTTTAAATGATAAAAAGGAGTTTTCAGAAGAGTTTTGGGAAATACATTCAAAAATGGAAGAGAAAAATATTAAATTTGTTGTAGCTAGTGGAAGACAGTATCAAAATTTGAGAAAAAATTTTGAAAAAATTATGGATAAAATAGTCTTTATTGCAGAAAATGGAAGTTACGTTGTTGAAAAAGAAAAAGAAATTTATTCAAGAATCTTATCAGAAGATATAATAAAAAAATATGTAGAAATTGGAAGGAAGATTCCCACAACAAATATAGTTTTATGTGGTAAAAAATCAGCATATATAGAATCTAATAATAAAGAGTTTATAAATGAAGTAGAAAAATATTATGAAGAGAAAAAGATAGTTACTGATCTTTTAGAAGTAAAAGATGATGAAATAATAAAAGTAACTTATTGTGATTTAAGTGGAACTGAAAAAAATGTATATCCGTATATAAAAAATGAAAAGGACACGCAGATTGTTGTTTCTGGAGAGATTTGGTTAGATATAAGTCATCTAGAATCAAATAAAGGAATAGCTCTAGAAGCACTTCAAAAAAAATTAAATATAAAATATGAAGAAACAATGATATTTGGAGATTATTTAAATGATTATGAAATGTTAAAAAAGGGAAAATATAGTTTTGCCATGGAAAATGCTCATGAAGAAGTTAAAAGGATTTCAAATTTTATAGCGAAAAGTAATAACGAAAATGGTGTAATAGAAGAATTAAAAAAAATTATTTAA